The Deferribacterota bacterium sequence ATAGTGATATGAAAGAAAAAATACCGGTATCAATTATCATACCGACAAAAAACGAGCAGTTACACCTCCCTAGATTATTAGAGAGTATTGAGAATCAAACAGTTCAACCTGTTGATATAATAGTGTCTGATGCTGGCTCTAAAGATGGGACAGTAGAGATTGCTAAAGAACATAGTGTAAAGGTGGTAAAGGGAGGTATGCCAAGTGTTGGTAGAAATAAAGGGGCTCAGCAGAGTAGTGGAGAAATCCTCCTTTTTATGGATGCTGATACATATTTTCTGAAAGAAAACGATTTAAAGGAGATATATGAAAAATTTCAAGAGGGGAAATATGATATTGCCTCTTGCTATTTCAAAACCGAAGAAAGCTCAATATTTACCCAAGGTCTTCTTAATTTTCTTAAATGGTTTGCAACCAGAAAGTATAATCCTGTTCTTAAATCAGATTTTGGAGCTTTTTT is a genomic window containing:
- a CDS encoding glycosyltransferase, with product MKEKIPVSIIIPTKNEQLHLPRLLESIENQTVQPVDIIVSDAGSKDGTVEIAKEHSVKVVKGGMPSVGRNKGAQQSSGEILLFMDADTYFLKENDLKEIYEKFQEGKYDIASCYFKTEESSIFTQGLLNFLKWFATRKYNPVLKSDFGAFLIIRKDPFDRVNGFNEELLMMEDTDIVQRLIRFGYVHGIINKKIGVSLSLEKRGKKKSLSWKMVLGVILGYFS